The Chrysiogenia bacterium genome window below encodes:
- a CDS encoding NADH:flavin oxidoreductase: protein MSLRVDALFQPITLGKLELKNRLAMAPMTRNRSPKGIPGDDVAAYYRRRAEADIGLIITEGTPPPHKAAVGYPNVPLFFGEEPLAGWKRVVDEVHAAGGKIFPQLWHVGSIRQAGINPGGDLPGYGPSAIVHPNHAKINPNKQAQPPHEMTQVDIDECVQAFATAAKSAQDLGFDGVEIHGAHGYLIDQFFWETTNQRTDKYGGSFENRLNFAIELIAATRAAVGPDYPICFRFSQWKQGDYNWKIAQNAEELDRFLTPLSHAGVDIFHASTRRFWEPEFEGSDLNLAGWTRKITGKPTITVGSVGLDTDFLTTFKGVTAKAAGIEQLVERLEKGEFDLVAVGRALLSDPAWASKVHEGRSDEIVDFNPACLAKLI, encoded by the coding sequence TCGCCCAAGGGCATTCCCGGCGATGATGTGGCCGCCTACTATCGCCGGCGCGCCGAAGCCGACATCGGGCTCATCATCACGGAGGGAACACCCCCGCCCCACAAGGCGGCCGTGGGTTATCCCAACGTGCCACTCTTCTTTGGCGAGGAACCGCTTGCCGGATGGAAGCGCGTCGTCGACGAAGTGCATGCCGCGGGCGGCAAGATCTTTCCCCAGCTCTGGCACGTGGGCAGCATCCGCCAGGCAGGCATCAACCCCGGCGGCGACCTGCCGGGCTACGGTCCCTCCGCGATCGTCCATCCCAACCACGCCAAGATCAATCCCAACAAGCAGGCGCAGCCGCCCCACGAGATGACCCAGGTCGACATCGACGAGTGCGTGCAGGCCTTTGCCACCGCGGCAAAGAGCGCGCAGGACCTTGGCTTCGATGGCGTGGAGATCCACGGCGCCCACGGTTACCTGATCGATCAGTTTTTCTGGGAGACCACCAACCAGCGAACGGACAAATACGGCGGCAGCTTCGAGAACCGGCTCAACTTCGCCATCGAGCTCATCGCAGCCACGCGCGCCGCTGTCGGGCCGGACTACCCCATCTGTTTCCGCTTCTCCCAGTGGAAACAGGGCGACTACAACTGGAAGATCGCCCAAAATGCCGAAGAGCTCGACCGTTTCCTCACACCGCTTTCGCATGCCGGTGTGGATATCTTCCACGCCAGCACGCGGCGCTTCTGGGAGCCCGAGTTCGAGGGATCGGACCTCAATCTGGCCGGCTGGACACGCAAGATCACGGGCAAGCCCACCATCACCGTGGGCAGCGTGGGGCTCGACACCGACTTTCTGACCACCTTCAAGGGCGTCACCGCCAAGGCGGCCGGCATCGAACAGCTCGTCGAGCGCCTGGAAAAGGGCGAGTTCGACCTGGTTGCCGTCGGCCGCGCCCTTCTGAGCGACCCCGCCTGGGCAAGCAAGGTGCACGAGGGAAGGAGCGACGAGATCGTCGACTTCAATCCGGCATGCCTTGCCAAGCTCATCTGA
- a CDS encoding PilT/PilU family type 4a pilus ATPase produces the protein MAAIDSLLQRAVQIGASDVQVATGSPPIVRRFQQLTRFKANPLTAAQTQHLLYEILTAEQRAIFEKDWELDFAYEIDGLARFRVNAFMQRYGPQICFRVIRQPIPTFEQLGIPELMKKVCDNHQGLILVTGGSGAGKSTTLASMVDFINTHKAHHILTCEDPIEYIHPIKKGAVNQRQLSTHTKSYKNALKAALREDPDVIMVGELRDLETISLAISASETGHLVIGSMNTSSAHKTVDKIIDSYPPEQQNQIKSMLGESLKAVFTQRLLPRADGQGLVMAYELLLGNLQLANLIKDGKTFQIPNIMQMGKTQGMRTMDDSLMHFVQGGYISGDVALRNAANPKTFAQFAQSKAAQQQVAAEQAAAQAAQKPQA, from the coding sequence ATGGCAGCCATTGATTCGCTCCTTCAACGCGCCGTCCAGATCGGCGCCAGTGACGTTCAGGTCGCAACCGGCTCGCCGCCCATTGTGCGGCGCTTTCAGCAGCTCACACGCTTCAAGGCCAACCCGCTCACCGCGGCCCAGACCCAGCACCTGCTCTACGAAATCCTGACCGCCGAGCAGCGGGCCATTTTTGAAAAAGACTGGGAGCTCGATTTCGCCTACGAGATCGACGGCTTGGCACGGTTTCGTGTCAACGCCTTCATGCAGCGTTACGGCCCGCAGATCTGTTTCCGCGTGATCCGCCAGCCGATTCCAACCTTCGAACAGCTCGGCATTCCCGAGCTGATGAAGAAAGTCTGCGACAACCACCAGGGACTGATTCTGGTCACCGGAGGTTCGGGCGCGGGCAAGTCCACGACGCTTGCTTCCATGGTGGACTTCATCAACACCCATAAGGCCCACCACATCCTCACCTGCGAGGACCCAATCGAGTACATCCACCCGATCAAGAAGGGCGCGGTGAACCAGCGCCAGCTCTCTACCCATACCAAGAGCTACAAGAACGCGCTGAAGGCGGCGCTTCGCGAAGATCCCGACGTCATCATGGTCGGCGAGCTGCGTGACCTGGAGACCATCTCGCTGGCCATCAGCGCCTCTGAGACGGGTCACCTTGTCATTGGATCGATGAACACTTCGAGCGCGCACAAGACCGTCGACAAGATCATCGACTCCTACCCGCCCGAGCAGCAGAACCAGATCAAGTCCATGCTGGGCGAGTCGCTCAAGGCGGTGTTTACCCAGCGCCTGCTGCCACGCGCCGACGGGCAGGGCCTCGTGATGGCTTACGAATTGCTGCTCGGAAACCTGCAGCTTGCCAACCTCATCAAGGACGGCAAGACCTTCCAGATTCCCAACATCATGCAGATGGGAAAAACTCAGGGGATGCGCACCATGGACGATTCGCTGATGCACTTCGTCCAGGGCGGTTACATCAGCGGCGACGTCGCGCTGCGCAATGCCGCCAACCCGAAGACCTTCGCCCAGTTCGCCCAAAGCAAGGCCGCCCAGCAGCAGGTCGCCGCAGAGCAGGCCGCTGCCCAGGCTGCCCAGAAACCGCAGGCCTGA
- a CDS encoding type IV pilus twitching motility protein PilT: protein MAAIDTLLTYMKGQGGSDLHLFVGRPPLIRKRGELTEIEGQPVLTAEASEKILSEIMNEEQNQKIRSHFDVDFAYEPADGSARYRVNVLQQNRGMGGVLRIIPTDILTIEQLGLPPIVREIAMYPRGLVLVTGPTGSGKSTTLAAMIDFINESKEAHIITIEDPLEFVHPNKRCLLSQREVGTHTRSFANALKMAAREDPDIILVGEMRDLDTIRLALNAAELGILVFGTLHTNSAAKTIDRIIDTFPSEEQSQVRVMLADALKAVVAQQLLKTADGKGRCAANEILIGSSALGNLIREDKTGMINSMIQTGTGVGMQSMDQALQKYVQEGRITAAAAYEKAIDKKIFEKMVQAEGAAPPPGA, encoded by the coding sequence ATGGCAGCCATTGACACATTGCTGACTTACATGAAGGGACAGGGCGGCTCGGACCTTCACCTGTTCGTGGGACGTCCGCCGCTCATTCGCAAGCGCGGCGAGCTCACCGAGATCGAGGGCCAGCCCGTGCTGACCGCCGAGGCTTCCGAGAAAATTCTCTCGGAGATCATGAACGAGGAGCAAAACCAGAAGATCCGCAGTCACTTCGACGTGGACTTCGCCTATGAGCCCGCCGACGGATCGGCGCGCTACCGCGTCAACGTCCTGCAGCAGAACCGCGGCATGGGCGGGGTGCTCCGCATCATTCCCACCGACATTCTGACCATCGAGCAGCTTGGCCTGCCGCCAATTGTGCGCGAGATCGCCATGTATCCGCGCGGCCTGGTGCTGGTGACGGGCCCCACGGGCTCGGGCAAGTCGACGACGCTCGCGGCGATGATCGACTTCATCAACGAGAGCAAGGAAGCCCACATCATCACAATCGAGGATCCCCTCGAATTCGTGCATCCCAACAAGCGCTGCCTGCTCTCCCAGCGCGAGGTGGGCACCCACACCCGCAGCTTCGCCAACGCCCTCAAGATGGCAGCGCGCGAGGATCCCGACATCATTCTGGTCGGCGAAATGCGTGACCTCGACACCATCCGGCTGGCGCTCAACGCCGCCGAGCTGGGCATTCTGGTCTTCGGCACGCTGCACACGAACTCGGCGGCCAAAACGATCGACCGCATCATCGACACCTTCCCCTCCGAAGAGCAGTCGCAGGTGCGCGTCATGCTCGCCGACGCCCTCAAGGCCGTCGTCGCCCAGCAGCTCCTCAAGACCGCCGACGGCAAGGGTCGCTGCGCCGCCAACGAGATCCTCATCGGCTCGAGCGCGCTCGGAAACCTCATCCGCGAGGACAAGACCGGCATGATCAATTCCATGATCCAGACCGGCACGGGCGTGGGCATGCAGAGCATGGATCAGGCCCTGCAGAAATACGTCCAGGAAGGTCGCATCACCGCGGCCGCGGCCTACGAGAAGGCCATCGACAAGAAGATCTTCGAGAAGATGGTGCAGGCCGAAGGCGCTGCCCCGCCGCCGGGGGCGTAA
- a CDS encoding NAD(P)(+) transhydrogenase (Re/Si-specific) subunit beta, protein MLETARQLPEWLTQLTYLVASVLFIVGLKGLSHPRTAVRGNFIGALGMFLAVVVTLLDRGIISYEVIFAGIVVGSALGAILAAKVPMTAIPQLVALFNGFGGIASVLVAGGSLLEATGKGVPEVDFTVATAATGLIGAVTFWGSLIAFAKLQELISDKFLTFSGQQYLNGVVLVAALVASGLLISDPTNELYFWILVGISSLLGVFLVTPIGGADMPVVIALLNSYSGMAAAATGFVLGNSVLIISGSLVGASGIILTRIMCKAMNRSLTNVLFGVMAAGGETASADEVYGGKVKSTSAAEVAMLLETAERVVIVPGYGMAVAQAQHAVRDLCDEIQSHGASVEFAIHPVAGRMPGHMNVLLAEAEIPYEQLKEMDAINPSFEQTDVVIVIGANDVVNPLARTDPGSPIAGMPILNVDKARTVVVIKRSLSPGFAGIPNPLFAADNCLMLFGDGKAAVLELIAAVQES, encoded by the coding sequence GTGCTCGAAACGGCCAGGCAACTCCCGGAGTGGCTCACGCAGCTTACCTATCTGGTGGCTTCGGTCCTCTTCATCGTGGGGCTCAAGGGGCTCTCGCATCCGCGCACTGCGGTGCGCGGCAACTTCATCGGCGCGCTGGGCATGTTCCTGGCCGTCGTGGTTACGCTGCTCGACCGGGGAATCATTTCCTATGAGGTGATTTTCGCCGGAATCGTCGTGGGCTCGGCCCTTGGTGCGATCCTTGCGGCGAAGGTGCCGATGACGGCGATTCCCCAGCTCGTCGCCCTCTTCAACGGCTTCGGTGGCATTGCCTCGGTGCTGGTGGCGGGTGGCAGCCTGCTGGAGGCCACCGGCAAGGGCGTGCCCGAAGTCGATTTTACGGTGGCGACCGCCGCGACCGGGCTCATCGGCGCGGTCACCTTCTGGGGAAGTCTCATTGCGTTCGCCAAGCTGCAGGAACTCATCTCGGACAAGTTCCTGACCTTCTCGGGGCAGCAGTATCTCAACGGGGTGGTGCTGGTCGCCGCCCTCGTTGCGAGCGGCCTGCTCATCTCCGACCCGACCAACGAGCTCTACTTCTGGATCCTCGTCGGCATTTCCTCGCTGCTGGGCGTCTTCCTTGTAACGCCGATCGGCGGCGCCGACATGCCGGTGGTGATCGCGCTGCTCAACTCCTATTCGGGCATGGCAGCTGCGGCGACGGGCTTTGTGCTCGGCAACAGTGTGCTCATCATCTCGGGCTCGCTGGTGGGCGCCTCGGGCATCATCCTCACGCGCATCATGTGCAAGGCAATGAACCGCTCGCTCACGAATGTGCTCTTCGGCGTCATGGCGGCGGGCGGCGAGACCGCCAGCGCCGACGAAGTCTATGGCGGCAAGGTGAAGTCGACCTCCGCGGCGGAGGTCGCGATGCTGCTGGAAACGGCCGAGCGCGTGGTGATCGTGCCGGGCTATGGCATGGCCGTGGCGCAGGCCCAGCACGCGGTGCGCGACCTGTGTGACGAGATTCAGTCGCACGGCGCAAGCGTGGAATTCGCTATCCATCCGGTGGCAGGCCGCATGCCCGGCCACATGAACGTGCTGCTGGCCGAGGCGGAGATCCCCTACGAGCAGCTCAAAGAAATGGACGCGATCAACCCGAGCTTCGAGCAGACCGATGTGGTGATCGTGATCGGCGCCAACGACGTTGTGAACCCGCTGGCCAGGACGGATCCGGGCAGTCCCATCGCGGGGATGCCGATCCTCAACGTGGACAAGGCGCGCACCGTCGTCGTGATCAAGCGCAGCCTCTCACCCGGTTTCGCGGGCATCCCCAATCCGCTCTTTGCCGCCGACAACTGCCTGATGCTCTTCGGAGACGGCAAGGCCGCCGTGCTGGAACTGATCGCGGCCGTGCAGGAGAGCTAG
- a CDS encoding NAD(P) transhydrogenase subunit alpha, translated as MDDLVVQLTLFVLALLLGNEIITKVPPTLHTPLMSGSNAISGITLIGAVLSAGTQHSQLSTILGFLAVVFATINVVGGFMVTNRMLGMFKKKG; from the coding sequence ATGGATGATCTGGTTGTTCAACTCACGCTGTTCGTGCTCGCGCTCCTGCTCGGGAACGAGATCATTACCAAGGTGCCGCCCACGCTGCACACCCCGCTGATGAGCGGATCGAATGCGATTTCGGGAATCACCTTGATCGGCGCCGTGCTCTCGGCGGGAACCCAGCACTCCCAGCTCAGCACGATTCTGGGATTCCTCGCCGTGGTGTTTGCCACCATCAACGTCGTCGGCGGGTTCATGGTGACCAACCGCATGCTCGGCATGTTCAAGAAGAAGGGCTAG
- a CDS encoding Re/Si-specific NAD(P)(+) transhydrogenase subunit alpha, with translation MIVGVPRETATNERRVALVPSLVSALSAAGCEVLVETDAGTASGHPDSQYIEAGAKIASRAEVFAQAELILSVHGRDAAPEAGGKTVIGFLDPLGGPEAMKELSGGGATLLSMELMPRITRAQSMDALSSMAVLSGYQAVIQAALSLPRIFPMMMTAAGTVTPARVFVIGAGVAGLQAIATAKRLGAKVEAYDVRPAAAEQIESVGAKAVVLDLETGDSEDKGGYAKAQGEDFYERQRELLADVVSRSDVVITTAAIPGKPSPLLVTEDAVARMPKGGVIVDLAAERGGNCALSKADETVVVHGITIHGPTNLPSEVAMHASQMYAKNIVTFVQHLLKEGQLTLDLEDEITAGTLVARGGKVVHPRICELLGETPSAPPASEKPAEETPTEEPANG, from the coding sequence ATGATCGTTGGCGTGCCCAGGGAAACTGCCACGAATGAGCGCCGGGTGGCGCTGGTCCCTTCACTGGTTTCCGCCCTCAGTGCCGCAGGCTGCGAAGTGCTCGTCGAGACCGACGCGGGCACGGCCTCGGGCCACCCCGATTCCCAGTACATCGAAGCAGGCGCAAAGATTGCTTCCCGCGCGGAGGTCTTCGCGCAGGCCGAGCTGATCCTGAGTGTGCACGGGCGCGACGCCGCGCCTGAGGCCGGCGGCAAGACCGTCATCGGATTTCTCGACCCGCTGGGCGGGCCCGAGGCGATGAAGGAACTCTCCGGCGGCGGTGCGACGCTGCTTTCGATGGAACTCATGCCGCGCATCACCCGCGCCCAGAGCATGGACGCGCTCTCTTCCATGGCGGTGCTCTCGGGCTACCAGGCCGTGATCCAGGCGGCGCTGAGCCTGCCGCGAATCTTTCCCATGATGATGACCGCCGCCGGAACGGTGACACCTGCCAGGGTCTTCGTGATCGGTGCGGGCGTGGCCGGACTGCAGGCCATTGCGACGGCCAAGCGGCTCGGGGCAAAGGTCGAGGCCTATGACGTGCGACCGGCCGCGGCCGAACAGATCGAGTCCGTCGGCGCGAAGGCCGTCGTGCTCGATCTCGAGACCGGCGATTCCGAGGACAAGGGCGGCTACGCCAAGGCCCAGGGTGAGGATTTCTACGAGCGCCAGCGCGAACTGCTGGCCGATGTGGTCTCGCGCTCGGACGTGGTGATCACGACCGCTGCGATTCCGGGCAAGCCCTCGCCGCTGCTTGTCACCGAAGACGCGGTTGCGCGAATGCCCAAGGGCGGCGTGATTGTCGATCTGGCCGCCGAGCGCGGCGGCAACTGCGCGCTCAGCAAGGCCGATGAAACCGTCGTGGTCCACGGCATCACGATTCACGGCCCGACGAACCTGCCCTCGGAAGTGGCGATGCACGCCAGCCAGATGTACGCCAAGAACATCGTCACCTTTGTCCAGCACCTGCTCAAAGAAGGACAGCTCACGCTCGACCTCGAAGATGAAATCACCGCCGGCACGCTCGTGGCGCGCGGCGGGAAGGTCGTTCACCCGCGCATCTGTGAATTGCTGGGGGAGACGCCGTCGGCTCCGCCGGCAAGTGAGAAGCCTGCCGAAGAGACCCCCACTGAGGAGCCTGCCAATGGATGA
- a CDS encoding sterol desaturase family protein has translation MPYEAAIRLGVFVGLLVLMSALESFVPRRPRSEGRARHWAINLGLTVVDTLALRLTLGAAAVQAALMAHAEGWGLLALVDWPEWLEFVVALVALDFAIYVQHVLTHALPILWRLHRVHHSDINLDSSSGVRFHPVEILLSMLYKVALVFALGPSPVAVIFFEVILNGCAMFNHANVKLPEGLDRVLRTVLITPDFHRVHHSVEVAETNSNFGFSVPWWDWLCGTYRAQPEKGHEAMDLGLAEHRESLGLGPLLVLPMERRIGDYSFSEDRP, from the coding sequence ATGCCGTATGAAGCCGCAATCAGGCTGGGAGTATTCGTGGGCCTGCTCGTCCTGATGAGCGCGCTCGAATCGTTTGTTCCGCGTCGCCCGCGCAGCGAGGGCCGGGCCCGCCACTGGGCCATCAACCTGGGGCTGACCGTTGTGGACACCCTGGCCCTGCGCCTCACATTGGGCGCCGCGGCCGTGCAAGCGGCGCTCATGGCCCATGCCGAGGGCTGGGGCCTGCTCGCGCTGGTGGACTGGCCCGAGTGGCTGGAGTTCGTCGTCGCGCTCGTCGCGCTCGACTTCGCCATCTACGTCCAACACGTGCTCACCCACGCCCTGCCGATCCTCTGGCGCCTGCACCGGGTCCACCACAGCGACATCAACCTGGATTCGAGCAGCGGCGTGCGCTTTCACCCGGTCGAGATTTTGCTCTCCATGCTCTACAAGGTGGCGCTCGTCTTCGCGCTCGGTCCCTCGCCGGTCGCCGTGATATTCTTCGAGGTCATCCTCAATGGCTGCGCCATGTTCAACCACGCCAACGTGAAACTGCCTGAGGGCCTGGACCGCGTGCTCCGCACGGTGCTGATCACCCCCGATTTCCACCGGGTCCATCACTCGGTTGAGGTCGCCGAAACCAACTCCAACTTCGGTTTCTCAGTTCCCTGGTGGGACTGGCTCTGCGGGACCTACCGCGCCCAGCCCGAAAAGGGCCACGAGGCCATGGACCTAGGCCTTGCCGAACACCGCGAGTCGCTGGGCCTGGGGCCGCTGCTTGTGCTACCCATGGAACGCCGGATCGGCGACTATAGTTTCAGTGAGGACCGCCCATGA
- a CDS encoding dienelactone hydrolase family protein, with product MSTVETITFPTDGGMQMRGWLGIPAKPKKDAPAVLVIHEAVGLHPNIKPIVERFASEGYVALAPDLFDKPDPTPVCVVRCMSAMYTGKGQAVEDLKSALAYLKGRKEVDVNRLAVAGFCMGGGFSLVMALNPDIKAAAPYYGMSKHFFDNVGKSCPVVAGYGGRDAAFGKVGYKLEKKLARAGIPHDVKTYDDAGHSYMTASLPGIMGTLGRMMPLKVDYRPECAEDSWKRMLGFFAQHV from the coding sequence ATGAGCACGGTTGAGACCATTACCTTTCCCACCGACGGCGGCATGCAGATGCGCGGCTGGCTCGGGATTCCAGCCAAGCCCAAGAAAGATGCACCCGCGGTGCTGGTCATTCACGAGGCCGTGGGGCTCCACCCCAACATCAAGCCAATCGTCGAGCGCTTTGCATCCGAGGGCTATGTCGCCCTGGCTCCCGATCTGTTCGACAAGCCCGACCCCACCCCCGTGTGCGTGGTGCGCTGCATGTCGGCGATGTACACCGGCAAGGGGCAGGCCGTCGAAGACCTCAAGTCCGCGCTGGCCTATCTCAAGGGACGCAAGGAAGTGGACGTGAATCGTCTGGCCGTCGCGGGCTTCTGCATGGGCGGCGGTTTCTCGCTGGTCATGGCGCTGAACCCCGACATCAAGGCGGCCGCCCCTTACTACGGGATGAGCAAGCATTTCTTCGACAACGTGGGCAAGAGCTGCCCGGTGGTCGCCGGCTACGGCGGCCGAGACGCGGCCTTCGGCAAGGTGGGCTACAAGCTCGAAAAGAAGCTCGCCCGCGCGGGCATTCCTCACGACGTGAAGACCTACGACGATGCCGGTCACTCCTACATGACAGCCTCGCTGCCCGGGATCATGGGGACGCTCGGGCGCATGATGCCGCTCAAGGTCGACTACCGTCCCGAGTGCGCCGAGGACTCGTGGAAGCGTATGCTCGGTTTCTTCGCCCAGCACGTCTAG
- a CDS encoding 4a-hydroxytetrahydrobiopterin dehydratase: protein MSCAGCAGELSKLTTEQVDNLMPQLPGWRAEGDFLRKTFEFKDFVTAMAFLNKVAEVAEAEGHHPDFRLHSWNKVDFEIQTHDIGGLSENDFIVAAKIDQVA from the coding sequence ATGAGTTGCGCCGGCTGCGCAGGCGAACTCTCCAAGCTCACCACTGAGCAGGTCGACAACCTCATGCCCCAGCTCCCCGGCTGGCGCGCAGAGGGCGACTTCCTGCGCAAGACCTTTGAGTTCAAGGACTTCGTGACCGCGATGGCTTTTCTCAACAAGGTGGCCGAAGTGGCCGAGGCAGAGGGCCACCACCCCGACTTCCGGCTCCATAGCTGGAACAAGGTGGATTTCGAGATTCAGACCCACGACATCGGCGGGCTCAGTGAGAATGATTTCATTGTGGCCGCGAAGATCGACCAGGTGGCCTGA